Below is a window of Zymoseptoria tritici IPO323 chromosome 9, whole genome shotgun sequence DNA.
GTCGGTGAAAGGCTCGTGGGCGCTTCATATTCGAGACGTGGGGATCCTGTAAGCGCTACAGATATGATCAGTCTGCGGGGTTCGGGGTCAAAGCAAGAGTCGTATGATGTCCTCAAGAGCCAGTCCTGCCGTTCGAACGACCATCCAGGTCATATCTGCCTGGAGTGGTCACGACAGAAGCGGTGAGAATGGATGGCAGTATCGCCACGAGCAGGGTTCTGAACTAAATCAATACTCACAACAAACGTACGAGACGTCGTCGACATGGTCGCGCTGCCGGTATTGGTGGAATATTCATGTCGCCACTCATGCATGCAGAAGACAGGCATTTTGAGGCTTTATTGGTCTGCTCCCCTGCAACAAAACCGTTCGCGCTAGTTCCATTGTTCCACGGCAAGGGTCCGACGGCGAGCAGTCCGATGCGCTCTCAGGCACAATGCATGTGGTAGAGGAATTTCGATGGCTTCATCTCGATATCAAGGCCGTTCAGTTGAAGGGGTTGTCTGGGGACTGCTCAAGCTTTGTGAGAGATGGGCTTGGAGTTCGCTGCCTGGCTTCTTCCTCCCTTGCCATCGGGAGCAGGACGGACGTCGGGCTGTGGCGAAGCTGGGGACCATGAACCTGGTATCACGCTCTCATGGTGCGGGGTCTGGACTCTGATAGTTCGGTATCGAGAGCAATGGCATCATCTCCAAGAGCGTCCTGTTCCCGGACCGTGATGGGTCCAAGATCCGAACTGGACGGCATAAAAAGGGTCAGCAATGCCTCGAGATTTCCAAACTGCAACATCTCAACACATCACCAATAAGAAAAACATCCTCAAACCAACATCTCTCCAGTCAAGATGCAGTTcactctctccctcctctcaaCCCTCACCGCTCTCGCAAGCGCTTCCCACCCAGGAACCGGCAATATCTGGAGCGGCGACAATGTCTCCGCGGGCTGCACCAACGGCCAGTGCTCTTATTCCTTCACCTTCAGCGGCCACTCCACCAAGGACCTGCCCGAGTTCGAAGCTCATTGCAGCGGACACACCGGGATCTTCGATGCGGTTCTGCGCCCATGCACGCTGGTCCCAGGAAAAGGACACACGTCGTCGGCGGTTGTCGAGGCGTCTGCCTATCTCGCGCTGACCCCACCGAGCAAGGAGGATCCGGATGGCAAGGCGCAGGCGGTGTTGCGGCTCGACTTTAACGACGCGTGAGTACTATTCTGTCTTGCTTCTATCCCAGGGAGATTGTGGTTTGAGTTCGACGGTCACTGACGGTGAAACAGGAACCCTTTCGTCGATCAGTGGCAGGGCACGAAGGATGGATCTTACACGGAATTCGCGCAGGCCGGATATTCCTTTAAGGTCATTACGGGTCCGAACACTGGCGCTTAGAGATGAATGGGAGAGTCGGTCGGTGGTGTTGTCGAGAAGAACTGATGGTGTGTCTGTCAGCCATTTCGCCGGTGTGGATGCATGTGCTTGTCGGGAATGTTGGATCTGTCCGCGGCTGGTGTCTGGATTCGAAGAACCAGCGAGGCATGTGCGGGGTTGCATTCAGCATAGTCAAGTCAATGGAGCTCATCGGACCTTTGCTCGTCGCATTCTCAAGTGCGAGTCACGCACGTCTGTTGGTCCTGGCATCCCGGTTGGCTGGATCATGGCCGGAGCCGATTTTCCCTTTGTAGTTGTCATCGAAAAAAACGTAGAGGAGCCTGCGGTATCTGATGAATGAGACTGAAGTCTGGCAGTCAGTAGTCTGACGTTGATGAGGACCATCGCATGGGACCTTTTGAGCTGGGAAGATCCTTGGAAAGTGCGGAGAGAATTTGATTGATTGGAAATCTATCTTGTTGACAGCGATAGGTCTGCATCTGCGCGCAAAGGTGGCAGCAGCAAAGCCGCGATGAGATAGCGTCGCCAGCTTCCTCATTGAAGAACTGTGATTGAGGTCAGATGACAAATATACCAGGAAATGTATCCAGCCTTCAAAACGCTCATCTCCCAGGACTTTCATGTCAAGGAGCGCTCTGTAAGCGGGAAATAGTACATCAATCTTCGCTAGACGTATAACTGCATGTAGCCATAGCTTTGTTGGGCTGCTGAGTAGATATCCTAGCGGTTGTCATATGGATGCAGGGacgggaagaggagagagaaTGGAAAAGGAAAGGGTACGTCAGCACAGCGAAACATCGCAGTGGGCACAAGAGATGGGAACAGAGAGCACAAGATCGGGGTGACTCTGAGAACCTTCACTGCCTGAACCGGCAGGGAGTGTGCGCAAGACCTGTAGCACCCCAATGAAGAGATGAAGAACAAGGTGGAAGCAGGAAATGCACTGGGTTTCAAGTCGATTTCTCGGGTATGGTATCCACGTATCTCTTTCGCCAAAGAGAGAAAATTTCGCCAGCCAGCAGACGTTGTCAAGTCGCATCCATGTGTGTACGAGGACAACGCCGCAGAACGCCATCCACCCAGCTCATAACTTTTCATCCACCTCTTCCGACATCTTTCTGGTCAAGGGATGCGGTGTGTGGTGGGCAATCTAAGcagacttgcgcttcttctcgttggcCTCGCGGCCTTGGCTGATGCGCTCGATGATCTTTTCGCGGTCCTTGTCGAGCTTGAGCTTGGTGATCTCAACCTTGGAGGGTGCAATGCCGAGAGGGACAGCCTGGCCGTTGGACTTCTCGCGGGAGACACGCTCGATGTGGATAACGTATTTGAGGCGGTAGACGGAAGTGACCTTGCCCTCGCGGCCCTTGTTGGTTCCACGCTTGATGATGACTTCGTCGTCCTTGCGAATTGGGATGGAGCGGACCTGATGAGGTGTTAGTCGGGTCGGAGAATTGTGTTGCCATGTGGTGAGATGTACGTTGTGCTTCTCGCGGAGCTCCTTTGACAGCGGTGCGGACATGATCACACGGCGGACGCTGGATGGCGCGGAGAAATGAGCCTTGCGGCTCTTTCTCCGGCTGGAGGACAAGTTCTTGTTGATGACAGTCATTTTGGCGATTTGTCTGGGCGGAGTCGACAGAGGTTTGGTGCTGCTGTGGTTAGTTGTCGCTGTAGAAGCAGAATTTGAGAAGTGTCGCAAAATCTCAAAGTGTGGATGGCACCTGCCAAGAGTGCAACGCCGCGGTTGAGCCGACACGCTAGTGAACTTGCCGCGCTCTGGCTTCACATGAAGCTCACCGTGGGAGGCGCGTTGCGACAGTGTGAACTTGTAATATGGGAGGATCGCAAATGGACAAGACTTTGTTGGAAATAAAGCTTGGACAACTGCGACCGCACTTCTGCGTGCAGAGCACCTGAAATTCGATTACCGACGACAACTCGAGTCGCCTCCGCATGGGCaaggaggagccggaccAACGACACCCACGGAGACGAGACGACGAGCCCGATTGCCTCGTTGCGGTCGAGACGTAGCCCTTCGCCATGGCGCCCTACACGTACAACAACAACTTCTACGATCCCGTGGGCAGCCAGTCAAATCAGCAACCGCAAGGCTACACCTACTCCAACAATGCGCCGTCTACGTCCGCTCA
It encodes the following:
- a CDS encoding 60S ribosomal protein L26; this encodes MTVINKNLSSSRRKSRKAHFSAPSSVRRVIMSAPLSKELREKHNVRSIPIRKDDEVIIKRGTNKGREGKVTSVYRLKYVIHIERVSREKSNGQAVPLGIAPSKVEITKLKLDKDREKIIERISQGREANEKKRKSA